The proteins below are encoded in one region of Alistipes communis:
- the dapF gene encoding diaminopimelate epimerase, whose protein sequence is MKIYDYILCSGSGNRFLLFDTLRSDLSGLNIAAFAAEELHRFGVDGLLLLTRDGRGRFGMRMFNTDGSEAEMCGNGIRCVARLARERYPEATGERFAVTSGGREYRITCEEPIFGALPTFGAEIPLSLHGDDFPPSLPAEGFVGQPVPELDEGLAFTFLQPGNPHIVALVAPDSAWLFGSDGRLDTRRLAELGERANRMRGVFPRGINVSLFCRLDEGRIFAATYERGVGITSSCGTAMTSCATAAALLGLAGFDTTVEVWNRGGRVRCLPRRTQQGIVTRLTGDASFETAGRLRLDGKECIATGDASPLDPPCDRLRLTEETLRELHEKYGLTIADDHD, encoded by the coding sequence ATGAAAATCTACGACTACATCCTCTGTTCCGGCTCCGGAAACCGGTTCCTGCTGTTCGACACGTTGCGGTCGGATCTTTCCGGCCTGAATATTGCCGCCTTCGCCGCAGAAGAGCTGCACCGGTTCGGCGTCGACGGCCTGCTGCTGCTCACACGCGACGGGCGGGGACGTTTCGGAATGCGGATGTTCAACACCGACGGTTCGGAGGCGGAGATGTGCGGCAACGGCATCCGCTGCGTGGCGCGGCTGGCGCGGGAGCGTTATCCGGAAGCGACGGGCGAACGATTCGCCGTCACCTCCGGCGGCCGGGAATACCGCATCACGTGCGAGGAGCCGATCTTCGGCGCGCTGCCCACCTTCGGGGCGGAGATTCCGCTGTCGCTGCACGGCGACGACTTCCCGCCGTCGCTCCCGGCCGAAGGATTCGTCGGACAGCCCGTTCCCGAATTGGACGAAGGGCTGGCCTTCACCTTCTTGCAGCCGGGCAATCCCCACATCGTCGCCCTCGTCGCACCGGACAGCGCATGGCTTTTCGGCAGCGACGGGCGGCTCGATACCCGACGGCTCGCGGAGCTGGGCGAACGGGCCAACCGGATGCGCGGGGTATTCCCCCGGGGAATCAACGTCAGCCTCTTCTGCCGACTGGACGAGGGACGCATCTTCGCGGCGACCTACGAGCGCGGCGTTGGCATCACCTCCTCCTGCGGCACGGCGATGACCTCGTGCGCCACGGCCGCCGCATTGCTCGGACTCGCCGGCTTCGACACGACCGTCGAGGTCTGGAACCGCGGCGGCCGCGTGCGCTGCCTGCCGCGCCGCACGCAGCAGGGAATCGTCACCCGCCTGACGGGCGACGCCTCTTTCGAAACGGCGGGACGGCTCCGGCTCGACGGGAAAGAGTGCATCGCCACGGGCGACGCTTCGCCCCTCGACCCGCCCTGCGACCGGCTGCGGCTGACCGAAGAGACCCTGCGCGAACTACACGAAAAATACGGTTTAACAATAGCTGACGACCATGATTAA